Proteins encoded in a region of the Elaeis guineensis isolate ETL-2024a chromosome 7, EG11, whole genome shotgun sequence genome:
- the LOC140859486 gene encoding putative cysteine-rich receptor-like protein kinase 23 yields MSHLHSKPWSFLLFLSLYLLLLRSAVGAGPISVSPLNSNCSGEAYTNGSAFQTNLNTLFSSLNSKSPTSHFYNDTAGTGSDRVYGLFLCEGDLSPTDCQACIKAATTDVQKACSKRQAIIYYDYCQLRYSDHDFFGIMDPNGFSMSNPYNVSDPQRPLDFVYNLVKEAPYNKTLMFAANASFRYQLFAMAECTMDITSADCAKCLNIIFQDIKSCCSGHQGWRFLSPSCSIRYENTPFLRNSNYTSPELVVSKCSDDEFPSGDGNWKQDLKNLLSSLTSQARASGFYNTSVGVDPDRLYGLALCRADLAPEGKACLSCLNDAAADAVDDCPNNTQAIVWHEKCLLRYSNGNFFGAVSNDIRVLCNQVKISEAEDAPVIQMMTSLVDKAPESQRMFAADMVGNGTAYGLVQCTRDLSRDGCKDCLSEAMGNATTTCKQRKGWRFLSGSCTARYESYAFFDTSILAAEAPAPAPAGKGNADSSPPVKSGGSVCGPNFMMVAMLCLLVINSMDGLGKVVGR; encoded by the coding sequence ATGTCTCATCTTCATTCCAAACCCTGGAGCTTCCTGCTCTTCCTTTCACTTTACCTTCTACTCCTCCGGTCTGCTGTCGGTGCCGGTCCCATTAGCGTTAGCCCACTTAATTCCAACTGCTCCGGCGAAGCATACACTAACGGCAGCGCCTTCCAAACCAACCTCAAcaccctcttctcctccctcaaCTCCAAGTCCCCCACCTCCCACTTCTACAACGACACTGCCGGTACCGGTAGTGACCGTGTTTACGGCCTCTTCCTCTGTGAAGGAGACCTCTCCCCCACCGACTGCCAAGCATGCATCAAGGCGGCCACCACCGACGTCCAGAAGGCGTGTTCCAAACGCCAGGCCATCATCTATTACGACTACTGCCAGCTCCGCTACTCCGACCACGACTTCTTCGGCATCATGGACCCCAACGGCTTTTCCATGTCCAACCCCTACAACGTGTCGGATCCCCAAAGGCCACTGGACTTCGTCTATAACCTTGTGAAGGAGGCTCCGTACAACAAAACGTTGATGTTCGCCGCCAATGCATCGTTCCGATACCAACTGTTTGCAATGGCGGAGTGCACCATGGACATCACCAGCGCGGACTGCGCCAAGTGCTTGAACATTATCTTTCAGGACATTAAGAGCTGTTGCAGTGGCCACCAAGGATGGCGATTCCTAAGTCCCAGCTGCAGCATTCGGTACGAGAACACCCCCTTCCTCCGAAACTCAAACTACACATCCCCCGAGCTCGTGGTGAGCAAATGCTCTGACGACGAATTCCCATCAGGCGATGGCAATTGGAAACAAGACCTCAAAAATCTGCTTTCGTCTCTAACAAGCCAAGCTCGTGCCAGTGGCTTCTACAACACCAGTGTCGGCGTTGACCCGGACCGGCTCTATGGGCTCGCGCTCTGTAGAGCTGATCTTGCTCCAGAAGGCAAAGCCTGCCTGAGTTGTCTTAACGACGCGGCCGCTGATGCGGTCGACGACTGCCCCAACAACACTCAAGCCATCGTCTGGCACGAGAAGTGCCTCTTGAGGTACTCCAATGGAAACTTCTTTGGTGCAGTCAGCAACGACATACGGGTTCTATGTAACCAGGTTAAAATATCAGAGGCAGAGGATGCACCTGTGATTCAAATGATGACGAGTCTCGTCGACAAGGCCCCAGAAAGCCAGAGAATGTTCGCAGCCGATATGGTGGGGAACGGCACCGCCTATGGACTGGTGCAGTGCACGAGAGATCTTAGCAGAGATGGTTGCAAGGATTGTTTGAGCGAAGCGATGGGAAACGCGACGACGACATGCAAGCAGAGGAAAGGTTGGCGGTTTTTGTCAGGGAGTTGTACGGCGAGGTATGAGAGCTATGCGTTCTTTGACACCAGCATATTGGCGGCAGAAGCACCAGCGCCAGCGCCGGCTGGGAAAGGGAATGCGGACTCGTCGCCTCCTGTCAAGAGCGGAGGGAGTGTTTGTGGGCCGAACTTTATGATGGTGGCGATGCTTTGTCTGTTGGTGATCAATTCTATGGATGGACTTGGAAAAGTGGTAGGAAGGTGA